The Cinclus cinclus chromosome Z, bCinCin1.1, whole genome shotgun sequence genome contains the following window.
GCTGTCATTCATTGGTAGGTCTTTGTAAAGCATTGGCTCTTGAGTTCTAGTATTTGACCACCCTTTGGAAATTTGGATTAGTTTTATTCTAATAGGAGCCACTGCAGTCTTagctttaaaaacacagaaagcaaatcacatattttcagttcaaaatGACTGCTCAGCATCTTTAAATGTCTTCCTGTATCTTTGTGGTTGAGAAGTGTGTCTGTCTTGTGATCTTGAGTGTTTTGCCCGAGATTGTTAACAAGgggttctttgtttttttgagtGTCCTCTTgtagaaaagatttttttaaaatgtgctcaGACACTTCAtacttcaaaacaaaatgctgaTATGCATTGAAAATTTTAACAAACAAACCTGCTTGAAGGTTTATGGGATGATAAAAAAAGGAGCTTGTTACTAAGTTTCTCAAAGATACTGTTGAATTAAAAGTTCGGATTTGTGTTTCATGTCATGAAGGACAAGTTTCGTGTATTTGCTGTAACCCCTGAGGCACCCTACGTCTGAACACACCCAGCTGCCCACATACCTGCAGTTAAGAGGAAACCTTTTCCAAATTCAGGGACTTACTGTCTGACATCTGCAAAGTTgatgttttcattaaaaggaaaaaaaaaaaaaagtatttccaatCCCTGTATTTGCTGAACAAACCTTTCATATGTATAGTAAATGTAAACAGATTTAGTCTTCCTTTGCCTGTCTGAAACTCtaggagagctgcagcacaaaggCAGCCATTTCCCAGACAATTCTACCTGAAAATACCAACTCACATGTGTCTTCATGGAGAGTGCTGCCAAGGGAGTGTGCTTTAAAAAATTGTTGCTGACAACAGAACACGTTAACATTTCACAAGTGAGGTTTCTGAGGCTATGTTTGGGTTCTTTTAAGTGTCTAAACAAAAATGCAGACCAATCATTGGGTGTATTAGTGCAATCAAACATAGTTTTAGAGGTGGAAATGTGAGCTAGGATCTACTTCACTGGTGacagaaagatatttttttaaaaggttatgCTCACAATTGTATTATGCAAATCCCTAGAAAGTAAATGTCTTGCTTATACTGCATAAAGTGTAAGACATAATGTTAATCTCtacttgcttttcttctgaaaagtaGTGTCTTCAGATTCCATCCAGAGAATCTCAGTGCTGTATGCTGACCATagatttttgtccttttatATTTCTACATGGATATCTATAGATATGcataaaatagattaaaaaaaaaagaaagtgtggTGTCTGCATTCACTGATCATGTAAAATGCTAAACAGGAAAAGGCTTTATAATGGTTGCCAAATTGTTACCTTTATTTGAATAGCAGTGGTTATTTGTCATGATGTGGGGGTAGTTCTAGTTTCAGATTTCCTTCTGAATGCGAGAATCAGGTTAGATTTCTCATTCATCTGATAGAATAGGGCAGTTTCATTGTCTCAATTTGAAATTCCATCAATCCATATATAGAGAGATCTTTTAAACCATTTTGAGCAAGTTCAGTTGGTATTTTCTCAAAAGTAAAACAGTCCGAAAGAATGTAAACCTGAAGAGAAGAGAATTTTAGGGATTTAAATATGGGGGTTTGTCTACGACTACATTGCATTATTTTTGTGACACTTAGCGAGACTATCACGAAtgtataaatatagaaatattccTCAACTTGCTGTCTAGAGACTGTCTGTTTGGAATTACTGACTGcatacttttttcttcctctagtGGCCACAGATGTCTTCAACTCCAAAAGTCTGGCCATTCAGGCCCAGAAAAAGATCCTTGGAAAAATGGTGTCCAAATCAATAGCAACTACTTTGATCGATGATACAAGCAGTGATGTTTTGGATGAGCTCTACAGAGTAACAAAGGAatatacacaaaataaaaaagaagcagagaagaTCATCAAAAACCTCATTAAAATAGTCCTCAAATTGGCAATTCTCTACAGGAACAACCAGTTTAATCAGGATGAAATAGCACTGATGGAGAAATTCAAGAAGAAGGTTCATCAGCTGGCTAAGACCGTGGTCAGTTTCCATCAGGTGGATTATACCTTTGACAGGAACTTCTTGTCCAAACTGTTAAATGAATGCAGAGAGCTGCTTCACGAAATCATTCAACGTCACCTGACTGCCAAGTCACACGGACGCGTCAACAATGTGTTTGATCACTTCTCTGATTGTGAATTTTTGGCTGCCTTGTACAATCCCTTTGGACCTTATAAAATCCATTTGCAGAAACTTTGTGATGGGGTCAACAAAATGCTAGATGAGGGGAACATATAGGTACTTGTATTAGAGGTGACTGCCTATGAGTTATTTGTAGATGGAACACTGTTGATTTATGAAGGAATAAGGGAGCTTGCAAAGAGGGTTTTTTACATGATGACAAATCTTTCCTAAAATCTTTAATAATTGATTTCTTACTATGCTCTATTTGTTGCTATTCACAGTCCATCTGGAAGAAAGACCACATGACTTTTTTTACTGTGCTTTGCCTATGGAAACAGCTTGATAAAGACAATCAGACAAATCCAAGAAGAGTTCAAGTAGAGTGAGAGTCTAGCAAGATAGACATACAATCCAAAACAACATGCTGTCAGACAATCTGCATCTTTCATAGATTTATGGAATTAATTCTAAATTACTAGAATCCAGTAATGTTGGTAACAGACTATCATGGTGATGGTGAACTCTGTAATTTCTTTAATCTACTTGTAAAATAGACATATATTATTCAGTTATAGTCTTTTATGCTCTCTGCACAGATAACAGCTTCCTAGTGTTGCCATTACACAACATTGAG
Protein-coding sequences here:
- the TNFAIP8 gene encoding tumor necrosis factor alpha-induced protein 8, whose product is MATDVFNSKSLAIQAQKKILGKMVSKSIATTLIDDTSSDVLDELYRVTKEYTQNKKEAEKIIKNLIKIVLKLAILYRNNQFNQDEIALMEKFKKKVHQLAKTVVSFHQVDYTFDRNFLSKLLNECRELLHEIIQRHLTAKSHGRVNNVFDHFSDCEFLAALYNPFGPYKIHLQKLCDGVNKMLDEGNI